The Solanum lycopersicum chromosome 9, SLM_r2.1 genome window below encodes:
- the LOC101255731 gene encoding probable transmembrane GTPase FZO-like, chloroplastic isoform X1 codes for MVSLQTIYSSVRSPPCPLFIHPRRRQCFHFRSRRNCANSSVYSPVDNVKLVINNVNRPEQTPRTLFPGGFKRPEIKVPGLVLKVSCEDVLRDETVVNEIDQAISGRVDVVVLSGGGASGGKLYEAACLLKSIIKGMAYLLIDGRVDIAAAVNASGVLLSDQDLPAIVARNTMMDSKSEDLVVLPLVARIVQTPAAAVDASNSEGADFLIYEVGVNSKPEELVISVFERVKIPVFVMIGSLGDRKLFNEASNLLESGASGLVISMEDLRSVSDDDFGKLFYSPSALKKKSEEKSQSNSQLNSDLGNGFPGRKGVAGFIDLRDREEKLLENERLVLCDAINVIEKAAPMMEEISLLKDAVSQLDEPFLLVIVGEFNSGKSTFINALLGKKYLKDGVVPTTNEITFLCYSDVDESQRCERHPDGQYVCYLPAPVLEEMIIVDTPGTNVILQRQQRLTEEFVPRADLLLFLMSADRPLTESEVSFLRYTQQWSKKVVFVLNKSDIYKNKGELEEAITFIKENTRKLLNTESITLYPVSARLALESKLSTFDGALSQNNGSSNNDSHWKTESFYELEKYLSSFLDSSTSTGIERMKLKLETPIAIAEQLLLACQGLVRQECQQAKQDLLFVENLVSSVEECTKKLEVDSISWKRQVLSLINSAQARVVRLVESTLQLSNVDLVATYVFRGENSTQMPATISVQNDILGQAVLEGQNLLGEYTKWLQSKRDQEVQFYKQSFEKRWTSLVNPSDQIELGTTGVLDRKSEVTISVIEDFSAAAASKLLERDIREVFLGTFGGLGAAGLSASLLTSVLQTTLEDLLALGLCSAGGLLAVSNFSSRRQQVVDKVKRTADGLARELEEAMQKELLETTSNVEDFVKLIGKPYQVRAQNRLDELLATAEELTIIEKKLKSLRIDIQNLHVS; via the exons ATGGTATCTCTACAAACTATATACTCGAGTGTCCGCTCTCCACCGTGCCCTCTCTTTATCCACCCTAGGCGCCGCCAGTGTTTCCACTTCCGGAGTCGCCGAAACTGCGCGAATAGCTCCGTGTACTCCCCTGTGGATAATGTGAAGCTCGTGATTAACAATGTAAACCGACCCGAGCAAACTCCTAGAACTCTTTTCCCTGGTGGATTTAAGAGGCCGGAGATCAAAGTGCCGGGTTTAGTGTTAAAGGTGAGCTGTGAAGATGTATTGCGAGATGAAACAGTTGTCAATGAGATAGACCAGGCGATCTCGGGTCGGGTTGATGTTGTGGTGCTCAGTGGGGGTGGAGCAAGCGGCGGGAAGTTGTACGAGGCTGCATGTTTGTTGAAGTCCATAATTAAAGGCATGGCTTACTTGTTGATCGATGGACGTGTTGATATTGCTGCCGCGGTTAATGCCAGCGGTGTTTTGCTCTCTGATCAAG ATCTTCCTGCTATCGTGGCCAGAAACACAATGATGGATTCAAAATCTGAAGACTTAGTGGTTCTTCCTTTGGTAGCTAGAATTGTACAAACACCGGCTGCTGCAGTGGATGCCTCAAACTCTGAAGGAGCCGATTTTCTTATATATGAAGTCGGTGTCAATAGTAAACCTGAGGAGCTGGTGATCTCTGTATTTGAGCGTGTGAAAATTCCTGTTTTTGTCATGATTGGTTCTCTTGGGGATCGAAAGTTGTTCAATGAAGCATCAAATTTACTTGAATCAGGAGCCAGTGGATTAGTTATTTCGATGGAAGATTTGAGATCTGTGAGTGATGATGATTTTGGCAAACTGTTTTACAGCCCATCTGCTTTGAAGAAGAAATCGGAGGAAAAATCTCAGAGTAACAGCCAGCTTAATTCGGACTTGGGGAATGGCTTTCCTGGTAGGAAGGGGGTGGCTGGCTTTATAGACTTACGGGATAGAGAAGAAAAATTGCTGGAAAATGAGAGACTGGTCTTGTGCGATGCCATAAATGTTATTGAGAAAGCTGCTCCAATG ATGGAGGAAATCTCACTTCTCAAAGATGCTGTTTCTCAACTTGATGAACCATTCTTACTGGTTATAGTG GGAGAATTCAATTCTGGAAAATCTACTTTCATCAATGCTCTTCTTGGGAAAAAGTACTTGAAAGATGGGGTTGTTCCTACAACCAATGAGATAACCTTTTTGTGCTATTCGGATGTTGATGAGTCACAGCGTTGTGAAAGGCACCCAGATGGTCAATATGTTTGCTATTTGCCGGCTCCAGTTCTTGAAGAG ATGATTATTGTTGATACTCCAGGAACAAATGTGATTCTTCAAAGGCAACAAAGGCTGACGGAGGAATTTGTGCCTCGTGCAGATCTGCTTCTGTTTCTCATGTCTGCTGATCGACCATTAACTGAAAGTGAG GTTAGTTTTCTGCGTTACACTCAGCAGTGGAGTAAGAAGGTCGTATTTGTGCTGAACAAGTCTGACATATACAAGAATAAGGGCGAG tTGGAGGAGGCCATTACATTTATCAAAGAAAATACACGGAAACTGCTGAATACAGAATCCATAACACTGTATCCAGTATCTGCACGGCTTGCTCTTGAATCAAAGCTTTCTACTTTTGATGGTGCCCTTAGTCAAAACAATGGGAGTTCAAATAATGATTCTCACTGGAAAACCGAGAGCTTCTATGAGCTTGAAAAGTACTTGTCTAGCTTTTTGGATTCATCTACAAGTACTGGAATTGAGAGAATGAAGCTGAAGCTTGAAACTCCAATTGCCATTGCTGAACAACTACTTTTAGCTTGTCAAGGACTTGTGAGACAAGAATGTCAGCAAGCCAAACAAGACTTGCTGTTTGTTGAGAATCTTGTCAGTAGTGTAGAAGAGTGCACAAAGAAGCTGGAAGTTGATAGCATTTCATGGAAGAGGCAGGTTCTATCTCTG ATAAACTCTGCTCAAGCACGTGTTGTCCGGCTTGTAGAATCAACGTTACAATTGTCAAATGTTGATCTTGTCGCTACATATGTATTCAGAGGAGAAAACTCTACTCAAATGCCAGCCACCATTAGTGTCCAAAATGACATACTCGGTCAAGCGGTTCTTGAAGGACAA AACCTTCTCGGGGAGTACACTAAGTGGTTACAGTCAAAGAGGGACCAGGAAGTACAATTCTATAAGCAGTCTTTTGAAAAAAGATGGACTTCATTGGTGAATCCGTCTGACCAAATTGAGTTAGGAACAACTGGTGTGCTGGATAGAAAATCTGAAGTTACCATAAGTGTCATAGAGGATTTCAGTGCTGCAGCTGCTTCAAAATTGCTTGAGAGAGATATTCGTGAAGTG TTCTTGGGTACTTTTGGTGGTCTTGGAGCAGCTGGTTTATCAGCGTCGCTTCTGACATCTGTTCTTCAAACCACATTAGAAGACCTCCTTGCACTTGGCCTTTGTTCTGCTGGCGG TTTATTAGCGGTCTCCAACTTCTCATCCCGGAGACAGCAAGTGGTAGATAAAGTAAAGAGGACTGCTGATGGCCTTGCACGTGAACTCGAAGAGGCTATGCAGAAGGAGCTCTTGGAGACGACTAGTAATGTGGAGGACTTTGTAAAACTCATCGGTAAGCCATATCAAGTTAGAGCTCAAAACAGACTGGATGAACTTTTAGCGACTGCAGAAGAATTGACAATTATTGAGAAGAAACTGAAATCATTGCGAATTGATATCCAAAATCTCCATGTTTCATAA
- the LOC101255731 gene encoding probable transmembrane GTPase FZO-like, chloroplastic isoform X2 encodes MMDSKSEDLVVLPLVARIVQTPAAAVDASNSEGADFLIYEVGVNSKPEELVISVFERVKIPVFVMIGSLGDRKLFNEASNLLESGASGLVISMEDLRSVSDDDFGKLFYSPSALKKKSEEKSQSNSQLNSDLGNGFPGRKGVAGFIDLRDREEKLLENERLVLCDAINVIEKAAPMMEEISLLKDAVSQLDEPFLLVIVGEFNSGKSTFINALLGKKYLKDGVVPTTNEITFLCYSDVDESQRCERHPDGQYVCYLPAPVLEEMIIVDTPGTNVILQRQQRLTEEFVPRADLLLFLMSADRPLTESEVSFLRYTQQWSKKVVFVLNKSDIYKNKGELEEAITFIKENTRKLLNTESITLYPVSARLALESKLSTFDGALSQNNGSSNNDSHWKTESFYELEKYLSSFLDSSTSTGIERMKLKLETPIAIAEQLLLACQGLVRQECQQAKQDLLFVENLVSSVEECTKKLEVDSISWKRQVLSLINSAQARVVRLVESTLQLSNVDLVATYVFRGENSTQMPATISVQNDILGQAVLEGQNLLGEYTKWLQSKRDQEVQFYKQSFEKRWTSLVNPSDQIELGTTGVLDRKSEVTISVIEDFSAAAASKLLERDIREVFLGTFGGLGAAGLSASLLTSVLQTTLEDLLALGLCSAGGLLAVSNFSSRRQQVVDKVKRTADGLARELEEAMQKELLETTSNVEDFVKLIGKPYQVRAQNRLDELLATAEELTIIEKKLKSLRIDIQNLHVS; translated from the exons ATGATGGATTCAAAATCTGAAGACTTAGTGGTTCTTCCTTTGGTAGCTAGAATTGTACAAACACCGGCTGCTGCAGTGGATGCCTCAAACTCTGAAGGAGCCGATTTTCTTATATATGAAGTCGGTGTCAATAGTAAACCTGAGGAGCTGGTGATCTCTGTATTTGAGCGTGTGAAAATTCCTGTTTTTGTCATGATTGGTTCTCTTGGGGATCGAAAGTTGTTCAATGAAGCATCAAATTTACTTGAATCAGGAGCCAGTGGATTAGTTATTTCGATGGAAGATTTGAGATCTGTGAGTGATGATGATTTTGGCAAACTGTTTTACAGCCCATCTGCTTTGAAGAAGAAATCGGAGGAAAAATCTCAGAGTAACAGCCAGCTTAATTCGGACTTGGGGAATGGCTTTCCTGGTAGGAAGGGGGTGGCTGGCTTTATAGACTTACGGGATAGAGAAGAAAAATTGCTGGAAAATGAGAGACTGGTCTTGTGCGATGCCATAAATGTTATTGAGAAAGCTGCTCCAATG ATGGAGGAAATCTCACTTCTCAAAGATGCTGTTTCTCAACTTGATGAACCATTCTTACTGGTTATAGTG GGAGAATTCAATTCTGGAAAATCTACTTTCATCAATGCTCTTCTTGGGAAAAAGTACTTGAAAGATGGGGTTGTTCCTACAACCAATGAGATAACCTTTTTGTGCTATTCGGATGTTGATGAGTCACAGCGTTGTGAAAGGCACCCAGATGGTCAATATGTTTGCTATTTGCCGGCTCCAGTTCTTGAAGAG ATGATTATTGTTGATACTCCAGGAACAAATGTGATTCTTCAAAGGCAACAAAGGCTGACGGAGGAATTTGTGCCTCGTGCAGATCTGCTTCTGTTTCTCATGTCTGCTGATCGACCATTAACTGAAAGTGAG GTTAGTTTTCTGCGTTACACTCAGCAGTGGAGTAAGAAGGTCGTATTTGTGCTGAACAAGTCTGACATATACAAGAATAAGGGCGAG tTGGAGGAGGCCATTACATTTATCAAAGAAAATACACGGAAACTGCTGAATACAGAATCCATAACACTGTATCCAGTATCTGCACGGCTTGCTCTTGAATCAAAGCTTTCTACTTTTGATGGTGCCCTTAGTCAAAACAATGGGAGTTCAAATAATGATTCTCACTGGAAAACCGAGAGCTTCTATGAGCTTGAAAAGTACTTGTCTAGCTTTTTGGATTCATCTACAAGTACTGGAATTGAGAGAATGAAGCTGAAGCTTGAAACTCCAATTGCCATTGCTGAACAACTACTTTTAGCTTGTCAAGGACTTGTGAGACAAGAATGTCAGCAAGCCAAACAAGACTTGCTGTTTGTTGAGAATCTTGTCAGTAGTGTAGAAGAGTGCACAAAGAAGCTGGAAGTTGATAGCATTTCATGGAAGAGGCAGGTTCTATCTCTG ATAAACTCTGCTCAAGCACGTGTTGTCCGGCTTGTAGAATCAACGTTACAATTGTCAAATGTTGATCTTGTCGCTACATATGTATTCAGAGGAGAAAACTCTACTCAAATGCCAGCCACCATTAGTGTCCAAAATGACATACTCGGTCAAGCGGTTCTTGAAGGACAA AACCTTCTCGGGGAGTACACTAAGTGGTTACAGTCAAAGAGGGACCAGGAAGTACAATTCTATAAGCAGTCTTTTGAAAAAAGATGGACTTCATTGGTGAATCCGTCTGACCAAATTGAGTTAGGAACAACTGGTGTGCTGGATAGAAAATCTGAAGTTACCATAAGTGTCATAGAGGATTTCAGTGCTGCAGCTGCTTCAAAATTGCTTGAGAGAGATATTCGTGAAGTG TTCTTGGGTACTTTTGGTGGTCTTGGAGCAGCTGGTTTATCAGCGTCGCTTCTGACATCTGTTCTTCAAACCACATTAGAAGACCTCCTTGCACTTGGCCTTTGTTCTGCTGGCGG TTTATTAGCGGTCTCCAACTTCTCATCCCGGAGACAGCAAGTGGTAGATAAAGTAAAGAGGACTGCTGATGGCCTTGCACGTGAACTCGAAGAGGCTATGCAGAAGGAGCTCTTGGAGACGACTAGTAATGTGGAGGACTTTGTAAAACTCATCGGTAAGCCATATCAAGTTAGAGCTCAAAACAGACTGGATGAACTTTTAGCGACTGCAGAAGAATTGACAATTATTGAGAAGAAACTGAAATCATTGCGAATTGATATCCAAAATCTCCATGTTTCATAA
- the LOC104649260 gene encoding uncharacterized protein isoform X1, translating to MAASKLSIAAKERWRKRKADMEVSHNEEDQNIQKASLASQNEVAEGPSHSLVTTDNVQSKGPQFVAFTSKREVSKGNNMIVRRSNRLRSLGFFGKRQGKEPVQHIDITDSDGDDELHVEPISLKPIRGVSSTEIEVDFPVHTADGPTNSAFTNAQSKVSRAFSSKRKTLKANNMIVRQPGQRESLGSFGKRQGEDLHHVDPTDCDRDTELHVEPICPEPILNVSSSEMIVDHLVQTRCKRPFPSEAMPTNLNYEILYTNSVKKIEALTEENYQQAQKLHYMFGKVKIYENVLAKDMVAFSNGWRSTGAVTNLSDGTVEHHPEAAPALNSAHAPKPPPVKRKHSVKRMKKNQ from the exons atggcaGCAAGTAAGTTGTCAATAGCCGCAAAGGAAAGATGGAGGAAGAGAAAAGCCGACATGGAAGTAAGCCACAATGAG GAAGACCAGAATATTCAAAAGGCATCTTTAGCATCCCAGAATGA GGTGGCTGAGGGTCCAAGTCACTCTTTAGTGACAACTGATAACGTGCAAAGTAAAGGTCCTCAATTTGTAGCCTTTACCTCAAAGAGGGAAGTATCAAAGGGCAATAACATGATTGTTAGGCGATCCAATCGACTTAGAAGCTTGGGGTTCTTCGGGAAAAGACAAGGGAAGGAACCTGTTCAGCATATCGATATTACCGACTCTGATGGAGATGATGAGCTGCATGTTGAGCCAATCAGTCTTAAACCAATCAGGGGTGTGAGTAGCACAGAAATTGAAGTTGATTTTCCGGTCCACACT GCTGATGGTCCAACAAACTCTGCATTCACTAACGCGCAAAGTAAAGTTTCTCGAGCATTTTCTTCAAAGAGGAAAACATTGAAGGCCAATAACATGATTGTTAGACAACCTGGTCAGCGTGAAAGTTTAGGGTCATTTGGGAAAAGACAGGGGGAAGATCTTCATCACGTTGATCCTACTGACTGTGATAGAGACACAGAGCTGCATGTAGAGCCAATTTGTCCTGAACCAATCCTGAATGTGAGTAGCTCAGAAATGATAGTTGATCATTTGGTCCAGACT AGATGCAAAAGGCCCTTTCCAAGTGAAGCTATGCCAACAAACCTCAACTACGAAATTCTGTATACTAACTCAGTGAAAAAG ATCGAGGCCTTGACGGAGGAAAACTATCAACAAGCCCAGAAATTACACTACATGTTTGGAAAAGTCAAGATA TATGAGAATGTGCTTGCCAAGGATATGGTTGCTTTTTCAAATGGTTGGAGATCAACAGGTGCTGTGACGAACTTATCTGATGGAACAGTCGAACATCATCCAGAGGCGGCTCCTGCACTAAACTCTGCCCATGCACCCAAACCGCCTCCTGTAAAGAGAAAGCACAGTGTTAAGAGGATGAAGAAAAACCAGTAG
- the LOC104649260 gene encoding uncharacterized protein isoform X2 — translation MSCSCSRVAEGPSHSLVTTDNVQSKGPQFVAFTSKREVSKGNNMIVRRSNRLRSLGFFGKRQGKEPVQHIDITDSDGDDELHVEPISLKPIRGVSSTEIEVDFPVHTADGPTNSAFTNAQSKVSRAFSSKRKTLKANNMIVRQPGQRESLGSFGKRQGEDLHHVDPTDCDRDTELHVEPICPEPILNVSSSEMIVDHLVQTRCKRPFPSEAMPTNLNYEILYTNSVKKIEALTEENYQQAQKLHYMFGKVKIYENVLAKDMVAFSNGWRSTGAVTNLSDGTVEHHPEAAPALNSAHAPKPPPVKRKHSVKRMKKNQ, via the exons ATGTCTTGCTCATGTTCACGGGTGGCTGAGGGTCCAAGTCACTCTTTAGTGACAACTGATAACGTGCAAAGTAAAGGTCCTCAATTTGTAGCCTTTACCTCAAAGAGGGAAGTATCAAAGGGCAATAACATGATTGTTAGGCGATCCAATCGACTTAGAAGCTTGGGGTTCTTCGGGAAAAGACAAGGGAAGGAACCTGTTCAGCATATCGATATTACCGACTCTGATGGAGATGATGAGCTGCATGTTGAGCCAATCAGTCTTAAACCAATCAGGGGTGTGAGTAGCACAGAAATTGAAGTTGATTTTCCGGTCCACACT GCTGATGGTCCAACAAACTCTGCATTCACTAACGCGCAAAGTAAAGTTTCTCGAGCATTTTCTTCAAAGAGGAAAACATTGAAGGCCAATAACATGATTGTTAGACAACCTGGTCAGCGTGAAAGTTTAGGGTCATTTGGGAAAAGACAGGGGGAAGATCTTCATCACGTTGATCCTACTGACTGTGATAGAGACACAGAGCTGCATGTAGAGCCAATTTGTCCTGAACCAATCCTGAATGTGAGTAGCTCAGAAATGATAGTTGATCATTTGGTCCAGACT AGATGCAAAAGGCCCTTTCCAAGTGAAGCTATGCCAACAAACCTCAACTACGAAATTCTGTATACTAACTCAGTGAAAAAG ATCGAGGCCTTGACGGAGGAAAACTATCAACAAGCCCAGAAATTACACTACATGTTTGGAAAAGTCAAGATA TATGAGAATGTGCTTGCCAAGGATATGGTTGCTTTTTCAAATGGTTGGAGATCAACAGGTGCTGTGACGAACTTATCTGATGGAACAGTCGAACATCATCCAGAGGCGGCTCCTGCACTAAACTCTGCCCATGCACCCAAACCGCCTCCTGTAAAGAGAAAGCACAGTGTTAAGAGGATGAAGAAAAACCAGTAG